The Pongo abelii isolate AG06213 chromosome 21, NHGRI_mPonAbe1-v2.0_pri, whole genome shotgun sequence genome has a window encoding:
- the ZBTB46 gene encoding zinc finger and BTB domain-containing protein 46 isoform X2 — translation MNNRKEDMEIASHYRHLLRELNEQRQHGVLCDVCVVVEGKVFKAHKNVLLGSSRYFKTLYCQVQKTSEQATVTHLDIVTAQGFKAIIDFMYSAHLALTSRNVIEVMSAASFLQMTDIVQACHDFIKAALDISIKSDASDELAEFEIGASSSSSTEALISAVMAGRSISPWLARRTSPANSSGDSAIASCHDGGSSYGKEDQEPKADGPDDISSQPLWPGDVGYGPLRIKEEQVSPSQYGGSELPSAKDGAVQNSFSEQSVGDAWQPTGRRKNRKNKETVRHITQQVENDSRAGSPVPSFLPTSGWPFSSRDSNADLSVTEASSSDSRGERAELYAQVEEGLLGGEASYLGPPLTPEKDDALHQATAVANLRAALMSKNSLLSLKADVLGDDGSLLFEYLPRGAHSLSRPGSLVRVADGRTEAPPPSTFHPQSRRMSSGEAPDPAQGAGAASPSSGKTPGWPALSGATGPNTWGVVSLTPMCAWPQPR, via the exons ATGAACAACCGAAAGGAAGATATGGAAATCGCGTCCCACTACCGGCACCTGCTGCGGGAGCTCAACGAGCAGAGGCAGCACGGCGTCCTGTGCGACGTCTGCGTGGTCGTGGAGGGCAAGGTCTTCAAGGCGCACAAGAACGTCCTGCTGGGCAGCAGCCGCTACTTCAAGACGCTCTACTGCCAGGTGCAGAAGACGTCGGAGCAGGCCACGGTCACGCACCTGGACATCGTCACGGCCCAGGGCTTCAAGGCCATCATCGACTTCATGTACTCCGCGCACCTGGCGCTCACCAGCAGGAACGTCATCGAGGTGATGTCAGCCGCCAGCTTCCTGCAGATGACGGACATCGTGCAAGCCTGCCACGACTTCATCAAGGCGGCGCTGGACATCAGCATCAAGTCAGACGCCTCAGACGAGCTCGCGGAGTTCGAGATCGGCGCCTCGTCCAGCAGCAGCACGGAAGCTCTCATCTCGGCCGTGATGGCTGGGAGGAGCATCTCCCCGTGGCTGGCACGGCGAACGAGTCCTGCCAATTCTTCCGGAGACTCGGCCATCGCCAGCTGTCACGACGGAGGGAGCAGCTACGGGAAAGAGGATCAGGAGCCCAAGGCCGACGGCCCTGATGACATTTCTTCGCAGCCTCTGTGGCCTGGAGACGTGGGCTACGGGCCTCTGCGCATCAAGGAAGAGCAGGTTTCACCGTCTCAGTACGGAGGGAGCGAGCTGCCTTCTGCCAAGGACGGTGCAGTACAGAACTCCTTCTCGGAGCAGAGTGTTGGTGATGCCTGGCAGCCCACGGGCCGAAGGAAGAATCGGAAAAACAAAGAGACCGTCCGGCACATCACGCAGCAGGTGGAAAATGACAGCCGGGCCGGCTCCCCGGTGCCGTCCTTCCTGCCGACGTCGGGGTGGCCATTCAGCAGCCGAGACTCAA aTGCGGACCTGTCCGTCACCGAAGCCAGCAGCTCCGACAGCCGAGGAGAGAGGGCCGAGCTCTATGCACAGGTCGAGGAGGGTCTCCTGGGAGGAGAAGCCAGCTATCTGGGCCCTCCCCTCACCCCGGAGAAGGACGACGCCCTGCATCAGGCCACCGCGGTGGCCAACCTGCGCGCGGCGCTCATGAGTAAGAACAGCCTGCTGTCGCTCAAGGCCGACGTGCTGGGGGATGACGGCTCCCTGCTGTTCGAGTACCTGCCCAGAGGGGCCCACTCGCTGTCCC GGCCTGGGTCCCTTGTGAGGGTCGCTGATGGCAGAACAGAagcccctccaccctccaccttccaccctcagAGCCGCAGGATGAGCTCTGGGGAAGCGCCAGACCCAGCCCAGGGAGCCGGCGCTGCCTCCCCCAGCTCAGGTAAGACACCAGGGTGGCCAGCTTTGTCTGGGGCAACTGGGCCAAACACTTGGGGCGTGGTGTCCCTGACACCCATGTGTGCGTGGCCACAGCCCAGATGA